The sequence TTAGTCATAGACAACTACTACTCAAACAACCTTGACTAATCCACAATACGTGTGAATACTAGTCAAACACTATTAACGTACGACCAAGTACTACTAATACCTTGTCTTGATTAGGTGTTTGACTTTTAGCTAGAATTACAAAGGAAGCTGTAATAAACCAAGATTAAGCCTTGGTATGGTAtctacaaaataataataatatctctATCATTTGTCGACATTAACTATGGCCTGGTTGACCATGTTTTATACTATGATGATCTTTGGTGCAATGGGAATTTTAGCTGTTTGTCTACCTACTTCATGTGATTCTTTGCTTTCACTGCACTGCAAGTGCAGGTGAAAATGCTAATCTGTAGCTTCAGAGAAGACCCAAAAACCTTTtaccaattcttcaaagaagAAAACCCTCCTTCCAATTTCCCTCCACATAAACATTTCATTTATTGGGATTTGGAACTATCCCCCTCTCTCtcagtctctctctctctctctctctggaaaTCTTCTTTTTGACTTTTGTCGAGAGAGGACTTGCAGACAACTCCTATAATTCACAGCCGAAACAAGAAGCGACGgcaaattctttttcttctcattGAATTTCATTTCATTCATGGAGATCAGTTGAGCTGAAAACCTACACCTCTGAGTCTCTTTTTGAGGTTTTTCTTCTTCTCGGATTTTAGAGATTTCTCTGGTTCTGGTTCAAGTTTTGAATTTGAGTTCTGGGTTGAGGGTTTTTCTGTAAAAAGAATGATGGGTTTCTAAGAAATTTCTTGCTGGTTGAGGAGGTTCTTCTACTTTGTGGtgggttaatttgattttttttgtatttcttccgaTTCTGCTCACCAATGGAGGAAGGAAGAACAAAAATTCGACGAGTTCGTTGCCCCAAATGCAGTAAAATCTTAACTGAACCGCCAAATTCTCCTGTATATCAATGTGGTGGTTGTGGCACTATTCTTCAAGGTAAGCAAAATCATTTTCATTCACTTTTTTTTCTATTATATTCCATTTGTTTGTTTCTATCTAtttgttttattatattttgattgTGGGGTTCTGTAAATGTAGCGAAAATTAAACCAGCAGCAGATGGGTTATCTCAGAAATCTAATGAAGATATAGGTTCTGTGAAATCAGGAAGTGATAGGGGGGAAATTGATGTGGTTGTTGGAATCAAAGATGATAATTCAACTAGTTGTCCTAAGgttggagatgaagaaattgtgGGAGAAAACATGGCAAATGGTTATGATTCTAAGTATAAACGTAGGTCGAAATCTCCGATGCATGAATCTCTAGTTCAGAGAGGTTTAAACATAGATCAAGATGAGGTCTTGAGTGTCAGTACTCAGAAGGAATTTGTTCATGTTGAACCTCAATTTGGAATTGCTAATGTTTATCAGGGACCAGATCAAATTCCGCACCGGCCTAACCCGAGATTAGATGGGATGATGGCGAATCAGAGAATGCAACAAGTTGGAAATGGAAGAGGTAGGTTTCCGAGTGCGTCATATGTTGATGAAGGTTCATCCAGCTACCAACAATCTGGTTATAGTTATGGCTATGGGAAACCGATGTCAAGCCCTGAAATGAATATTGGTTATGGTGAGCAGATGTCAAACCGAGGTTCTAACTATGGGTACGGCGGGGGGATACCAGTCGGGGGCTCTAATTATCCGTATGACGAACATATATCGTACCCTGTTAGCAGCTCTGGTGTGGCTGAGAGAGTCCAGTTTCTTGAAAATGATAGAGCTGAGCTCTTGAAACAACTGCAAGAGATACAAATTAAATTAGAAAGTTCTGCTGATCTTACTGCTAAACCAATGGATAGAAGGGTTCCACAGAATGCGAGAATGGCTACTCATGGTTCTTACGGTGCTCATGATCCTAGGTTGCCAGTTGAGCCGTCTGGATTTGTAACATCTCCGTCGCATCCTTACTTTCCTGCAAAACATGTTCGCAGCTCGTCTGTCAATAATGTAATGAACAGACATTTGGCAGACTTGCAGACATTCTATCCACCAAATGAACTCCCAGGGTACCCGGATATGATTGGTTCAACTCATGGAAGAAACCTGAGCCACTCACCCCAGCGATACCGAAATCGACCATCTCATGATTACTTCCATGGAGGCTTTGACCCAGAGACTGGTTCTTCATACCCTAACAATACTTTCTTCCACCAACCTGCATGTTCTTGTGTTCATTGCTACAACAAACACTTGCAAGTTCCTCCCCAAGTCCATTCTGCAGTTTTGAGAGATAGAAGGTTCACAAATCCCACTAGCAACCCAATTGGTTACAATATCGGGTCTCGTCCAAGGAGTTATTATCATGGAGGTGCCAATCCTCCTCTGTTTCGGCCTCGTGCACAGGTGTCAGTTGATCTGGATTCAGAATTTGGTAGTGTTTGTAATAGAAGTGTAGAGAGGGAAGCGGAACCTCGTGTACAGGTGCCAGTTGGTCTGGATTCTGAATTTGGTAGTGTTGGTAATAGAGGTGTAGAGAGGGAACTGGAACCAAAGAGTGTTAAACGTCGTTGTTATCCAGCTGCGGGTGGGGCTCCATTTATTACGTGCCATAACTGCTTCGGACTGTTGAAGCTTCCAAGAAAGTTTTTGCTGATGCAAATGAGCGAAAGAATGCTGAAATGTGGGGCATGTTCAACTGTTATTAGGATTTTGGTTGAAAGTAAGAAACTCATTTGTATCCAAGAAACTCCTTTGAAGGCAAATGATGAGCCTGTTGTGGTGGCTCGAGAAAGTAATTTGCAATCTCATGGTCATGCCAAAATGGACAGCACGAACTCTTACTCCGACGACTACGGTAACTATCGGTCGATGGACTCTGATTCCATCTTGTCATCAACCGATCCAAGTTTGAAACCAAGTGAGTCTGAGAAGATACAGAATCTCCCTTCTTCATTTACTGCTATTACGGATGGTGAGGTAAGTCCTCATAATGTGATTGCTCAAGGGGGGATGTTGGACCTATCAAAACACGTAATTCAACCACCTCCAGGTTCTAGCCTTCAGGAATTATTTGAATATTCTACTTACATGCGTAAGGTGGACAAACCTGGGAGTGGAAACAATAGCATAATCATGGAACATCAAGTGGAAATGGTCCCTGATCTGCCAACTACGCCCACTTCCTTGCCGAACTCTACGGAAAATGTAACTCAGGCAACCGTAATAGATACGTCATTTAACGATACCTACACGTCTCAGGATTCTGATGCAGCCAGAGCAGATCTTCCCACGAGGAGCTCAATATACTCTTCAGATTCTGATTATACCGTGGAGAATGAGACACCCAACGTTTCAATAAATGGGCATCCTTTGTCAGATCATTTGGTCAGGAAGGCTCAAAAGCAAGCTGGGCGTATCTATCCTGGTGAATACTGGTAAGCATTCCATCTGCTTTCACAAAAATGTATGCTCAAGAAGAATTCTTGTAGAAACACTTCCACCTAACGTTTTTAAGGTTTGCATTGGTATATGTATTTCTTGTAGAAACATGTATGCTCAAGAAGAATTCTCTACTATCACAAAAATGCTCTTTTATTTAGAGGCACTTATGATCTTTTGTATTTGGCTGCCTGTTCAGGTATGATTTTCGAGCTGGTTTCTGGGGTCCAATGGGTCAACCTTGTTCTGGCGTGATTCCGGTGAGATTACAGAACAACAATTCA comes from Papaver somniferum cultivar HN1 chromosome 7, ASM357369v1, whole genome shotgun sequence and encodes:
- the LOC113296831 gene encoding uncharacterized protein LOC113296831, with product MEEGRTKIRRVRCPKCSKILTEPPNSPVYQCGGCGTILQAKIKPAADGLSQKSNEDIGSVKSGSDRGEIDVVVGIKDDNSTSCPKVGDEEIVGENMANGYDSKYKRRSKSPMHESLVQRGLNIDQDEVLSVSTQKEFVHVEPQFGIANVYQGPDQIPHRPNPRLDGMMANQRMQQVGNGRGRFPSASYVDEGSSSYQQSGYSYGYGKPMSSPEMNIGYGEQMSNRGSNYGYGGGIPVGGSNYPYDEHISYPVSSSGVAERVQFLENDRAELLKQLQEIQIKLESSADLTAKPMDRRVPQNARMATHGSYGAHDPRLPVEPSGFVTSPSHPYFPAKHVRSSSVNNVMNRHLADLQTFYPPNELPGYPDMIGSTHGRNLSHSPQRYRNRPSHDYFHGGFDPETGSSYPNNTFFHQPACSCVHCYNKHLQVPPQVHSAVLRDRRFTNPTSNPIGYNIGSRPRSYYHGGANPPLFRPRAQVSVDLDSEFGSVCNRSVEREAEPRVQVPVGLDSEFGSVGNRGVERELEPKSVKRRCYPAAGGAPFITCHNCFGLLKLPRKFLLMQMSERMLKCGACSTVIRILVESKKLICIQETPLKANDEPVVVARESNLQSHGHAKMDSTNSYSDDYGNYRSMDSDSILSSTDPSLKPSESEKIQNLPSSFTAITDGEVSPHNVIAQGGMLDLSKHVIQPPPGSSLQELFEYSTYMRKVDKPGSGNNSIIMEHQVEMVPDLPTTPTSLPNSTENVTQATVIDTSFNDTYTSQDSDAARADLPTRSSIYSSDSDYTVENETPNVSINGHPLSDHLVRKAQKQAGRIYPGEYWYDFRAGFWGPMGQPCSGVIPPHIQEFNYPMPKDCSGGDTSIIVNGRELREKDLNLLASRGLPVTENKSYTIEISGSVVDNDSGEELDSLGKLAPTIEKLKRGFGMKVPKPAAA